The proteins below are encoded in one region of Peptoniphilus sp. GNH:
- a CDS encoding relaxase/mobilization nuclease domain-containing protein gives MAITKIHPIKSTLNLAIDYITKSEKTDEKVLVSSFKCHPSTAHIQFMKTREDNDTKGTVLARHLIQSFLPGEVDPIKAHEIGMELCKKILKEDYKFVLATHIDREHIHNHIIFNNVNYKTGKCYQSNKKSYHKIRYQSDELCKENKLSVIDEYYEAYKRKYKTAGKSWYEYDQNKKGNSWKSKLQFDIDRMINRSNSWEEFLENMKTLDYEIKFGKHIAFRHKDKQRFTRAKTIGEDYTEEKIKERIDLAIKNKANPIKKRVGNVIDISTNEKAQSSKGYEVWARKHNIKTMADSIIRLREQGINSITQLDDLIKKSADDRQDLLDKIKKIETEMKSLSQDMENINTINKYREIYKYHKKNPKDKQFAEEYYSELSVYKIATKEILESYKKLPNTKEILTKLDELQEKKNTLMQEYSLNKEQFSDLVQYRKNYENYYGKEVER, from the coding sequence ATGGCAATTACAAAAATACATCCAATAAAATCAACTCTAAATTTGGCAATAGATTATATAACTAAGAGTGAAAAAACTGATGAAAAAGTCTTGGTATCTTCATTCAAATGTCATCCATCTACTGCTCATATTCAATTTATGAAAACTAGAGAAGACAATGATACTAAAGGTACAGTTTTGGCTAGACATTTAATACAATCTTTTCTACCAGGAGAGGTTGATCCTATAAAAGCTCACGAGATAGGAATGGAATTATGTAAAAAAATTTTAAAAGAAGATTATAAATTTGTTCTTGCAACTCATATAGATAGAGAGCATATCCATAACCATATTATTTTTAATAATGTTAATTACAAGACTGGTAAATGCTACCAATCTAACAAAAAATCTTACCATAAAATTAGGTATCAAAGTGACGAATTATGTAAAGAAAACAAGCTTTCAGTCATTGATGAATATTATGAAGCTTACAAAAGAAAATATAAAACTGCAGGTAAATCTTGGTACGAATATGACCAAAACAAGAAAGGAAATTCTTGGAAGTCTAAACTGCAATTTGATATAGATAGAATGATTAATAGGTCTAACTCATGGGAAGAGTTTTTGGAAAATATGAAAACTCTTGATTATGAAATTAAGTTTGGTAAACACATTGCTTTTCGTCATAAAGATAAGCAAAGATTTACAAGAGCTAAGACTATCGGAGAAGATTATACTGAAGAAAAAATCAAAGAAAGAATAGATTTAGCGATTAAAAACAAAGCTAATCCTATTAAAAAACGTGTAGGAAATGTTATTGATATATCTACTAATGAAAAAGCTCAATCATCTAAAGGTTACGAAGTCTGGGCAAGAAAACACAATATCAAAACTATGGCTGATTCAATAATTAGATTAAGAGAACAAGGAATTAATTCAATTACTCAACTCGATGACCTGATCAAAAAGTCTGCTGATGATAGACAAGACTTATTAGATAAAATAAAGAAAATTGAAACTGAGATGAAGAGTTTATCCCAAGATATGGAAAATATAAATACTATAAATAAGTATCGTGAAATCTATAAATACCACAAGAAAAATCCTAAAGACAAGCAATTTGCAGAAGAATATTATAGTGAACTTTCCGTCTATAAAATAGCCACAAAAGAAATTTTAGAAAGCTATAAAAAACTACCAAATACAAAAGAAATATTAACGAAACTCGATGAATTGCAAGAAAAAAAGAACACCCTTATGCAAGAGTATTCTTTGAATAAAGAACAATTTTCTGACCTTGTTCAGTATAGGAAAAACTATGAAAATTATTATGGGAAGGAAGTAGAAAGATAA
- a CDS encoding MFS transporter, with amino-acid sequence MMKKPIKTLLKNKSYLSYFFATTFSMGSSNILQFTLALYILEKTGSPLVYASILSIIVIPRILLTPVGGVVGDRLKRISIMKTLNMVQILVMTIYAVYSGICGDISLVSVYILVIILEMVEVFYNSAESSILSEIIDKDLMEEAVTLSRVDDGIVYITTPMLAAFIYKSFGIFGSFVLISVLLVFSLILNFFIETPFADELKEKNAKGIKSFFTEFIEGINELRKDRFSKIFVIVAPLINFSFSAIFSVVITYVFLEVFKTSEYIYGMYRMATAGISILLPFLILPIIKKIKPEKLLKYSAISIAGFLFLIAWCVYYGMGAGKNNIVLVVGLITFLDCLVISSVMPLNIATQVFFQKNIKNEFRSRIMSVFSMLALSSIPLGNMFYGFLANIMPAYMCIFIASLAVLIAYPLILYISKDKSVYN; translated from the coding sequence ATGATGAAAAAACCGATTAAAACTTTATTAAAAAACAAGAGCTATCTTAGCTATTTTTTTGCGACAACATTTTCTATGGGCTCTAGCAATATTCTTCAATTTACCCTGGCCCTATATATTTTGGAAAAAACAGGATCGCCACTTGTATATGCTTCAATACTTTCCATTATAGTTATCCCAAGAATTTTACTCACTCCTGTGGGTGGAGTTGTAGGTGATAGACTAAAACGAATAAGCATAATGAAAACTTTAAATATGGTGCAAATTTTAGTTATGACCATATATGCGGTTTACTCAGGTATCTGTGGCGATATTTCACTCGTATCAGTATATATTCTTGTTATAATTTTAGAGATGGTTGAGGTATTTTATAATTCAGCCGAAAGCTCTATACTATCTGAGATTATAGATAAGGATTTAATGGAAGAAGCTGTTACTTTATCAAGAGTCGATGATGGCATTGTATATATTACAACTCCAATGCTGGCAGCATTTATATATAAGAGCTTTGGAATTTTTGGTTCCTTTGTTTTGATAAGTGTTTTATTAGTTTTCTCCCTAATATTAAACTTCTTTATTGAAACACCCTTTGCTGATGAATTAAAGGAGAAGAATGCTAAGGGCATCAAATCTTTCTTTACTGAATTTATTGAAGGCATTAATGAGTTAAGGAAGGACAGGTTCTCAAAAATTTTTGTAATAGTAGCTCCCTTAATTAATTTTTCATTTTCAGCTATCTTTAGTGTTGTTATAACATATGTATTCTTGGAGGTATTTAAAACGAGTGAGTATATCTATGGTATGTATAGGATGGCAACTGCAGGTATAAGTATCCTGCTGCCGTTCTTGATACTTCCAATTATTAAAAAGATTAAACCGGAAAAATTATTAAAGTACAGTGCCATATCTATAGCCGGATTTCTGTTTTTAATTGCTTGGTGTGTTTATTATGGAATGGGAGCCGGAAAAAACAATATTGTTTTGGTAGTAGGTCTAATAACATTTTTAGATTGCCTGGTAATTAGTTCGGTTATGCCGTTAAATATAGCTACACAAGTATTTTTTCAAAAAAATATTAAAAATGAATTTAGAAGTAGAATTATGTCAGTTTTTAGCATGCTTGCATTATCATCTATACCCTTAGGAAATATGTTCTATGGATTTTTGGCAAATATTATGCCGGCATATATGTGTATATTTATTGCAAGTTTAGCTGTACTGATTGCCTACCCACTTATTTTGTATATATCGAAAGATAAAAGTGTTTATAATTAA